A section of the Syntrophorhabdaceae bacterium genome encodes:
- a CDS encoding 3-hydroxyacyl-CoA dehydrogenase family protein — protein sequence MKIKKVGVVGCGFMGGGIVQVCAVAGYDVVTTDISDDAVNRGIGAIKDRLAKKVKKSEMTQQQMDDTMGRIKGSSDVNIYKDCDLVIESVFEDMELKKKLFADLDKICEPKTYFGTNTSCLPVIDMAMATARPERVVGIHFFTPPPLMPLVEIMECVKTSKETMDMAVEFGKSVDKAVIVAKDTPGFIVNAQMIPNVLNAVRMLESGIATAEDIDLGAVKGLSHPIGPIALADFFGLDVLYAISTHMYEETKDPMLKPPLILKRMVMAKMLGRKTGKGFYDYSSR from the coding sequence GTGAAGATCAAGAAAGTTGGAGTTGTGGGTTGCGGGTTCATGGGCGGCGGCATCGTTCAAGTCTGTGCCGTGGCAGGATATGATGTGGTGACCACCGATATCTCTGATGACGCGGTCAACAGAGGGATAGGCGCCATAAAGGACAGACTCGCGAAGAAGGTGAAGAAGTCAGAGATGACACAGCAGCAGATGGATGACACAATGGGCCGCATCAAGGGGTCTTCTGACGTCAATATATACAAGGACTGCGACCTCGTCATAGAGTCTGTTTTCGAGGATATGGAACTGAAGAAGAAGCTCTTTGCAGACCTTGACAAGATCTGCGAGCCCAAGACGTATTTTGGAACGAATACCTCCTGTCTTCCCGTCATTGACATGGCAATGGCCACCGCACGGCCGGAAAGGGTTGTGGGTATACACTTCTTTACCCCTCCCCCGCTTATGCCTCTCGTCGAGATCATGGAATGCGTCAAGACGAGCAAAGAGACGATGGACATGGCCGTTGAATTCGGAAAGAGCGTAGACAAGGCCGTGATCGTTGCCAAGGATACCCCGGGCTTCATCGTCAATGCCCAGATGATACCGAATGTGCTCAATGCCGTCCGGATGCTCGAAAGCGGGATAGCGACCGCTGAGGATATCGATCTGGGAGCCGTCAAGGGTCTTTCACACCCTATCGGACCCATAGCACTGGCGGATTTTTTCGGCCTCGATGTGCTCTATGCGATCAGCACGCACATGTATGAGGAAACCAAGGACCCGATGCTGAAGCCCCCGTTGATACTGAAGCGCATGGTCATGGCCAAAATGCTCGGCCGCAAGACGGGAAAAGGTTTTTACGATTATTCGTCCAGGTAG